The segment CCTGGCGGCGCGCCCGGTGCCCGGGGACGGGGAGAAGTCGCGCTCGGCCTGCTCCTGGGACAGCTCACACAGCGAGTTGCCGCTGTTGTCCTGGAGCTCCACCTCGCTGACGTTCGAAGCCCGCGTCATGTCCTGGACGGTGAAGAAGAGCTGAGCCGCCATCCGCTTGCACTGGGCGGTGTCCGTGCTCACCGCCTGCTTGCTGAGCTTGACCCGCAGTGCGTTGGAGTCGTCCAGCGCCAGATCACTTGCGGCGAGCCGGGTGCCGGACGGGAACGCCGAAGTCGTCACCTGATTCAGCCAGTTGGTGGGCCCGGACAGCAGCGCCTCCACACTGGCCGTGATCGGCTTTATCCGCTGCCGCAGATAGACCGGGTCCGCGACGAGCGCGTTCCGGTTCGCCTTCGGCTCCTGCGACTCCGAGTGGTAGGACGCGAAGTAGTACTTGTTGACCGAGCGGTAGATGCGCTGGAAGTCGGACAGCCCGAGCACCAGCCCGTTGGGCAGCCGGTCGATCCGCCACTGGCCGCCCTCCTTGATGAGGTGGATCGTCCGGCGGTACGGCTTCTCCTCCGGGGTGTAGGCGTGGCTGTCGTCCACCGTCGCCACCTGGCTGCCGGAGAGCGTGACCGTGTAGCCGTTGGCGTCCTCGCGGTTGGGCTGCGTCTTCGGCTCGGCCTTCGGACGCTCCTGGAGCACATTGGTGGCCTGGAACGGCCGCCAGGTCCGCTTCGCCGACTTGGCCAGATACTGGGTGGCCGTACGGAAATCCGCCTCGTCGCTGGTGGTCGCGTCGAGGAAGCTGCGCACGATGTTGGTGGGCTGGGCACCGTCCTGCGGGGGCACGCCGTAGACCCGTACCTGCGACTCCCCTTCGGAGCGCGGCGACTGGTCGACCGAGGTGACCTCCCCGCCGTCCGGCATCGACGCGCAGCCGGCCAGCAGCACCGCCGCACAGCCGAGCAGCAGAAACTTCCCCGCCTGCCGGGCTCCCCTGCGCGCACGGGGGCGGGACCCGGTCCCCTCCCCGCGCTCGCCTCCGCGCTCAGTGTCCACGCAGCCCGCCTTCCCGCTCCACGCTCTGTCCGGCTTCCTGCTCGGCCCCGCTCCCGCGGTCCGGCTCGTCGGTGCGCGCGCTGTCGCCACGCGCCGCCGCTCCGCTCCGTACGCCCCCGGTCTGCGGCACCACACGGGCACCACTGCCGGGCAGCGCGGTGGGGTCGGCCTCAGGGCGGGCCACCTTCGGCTCCGGTACGGCGGAGGCCGCGTCACCTGTCTGCGCGGCGCGTGTCTGCACCGGGATCGTGGACGCCTTGCGGCCCGCCCCGGCACGCGGCTGCCCGGTCTCGTCCAGTCCGCGGTGGCGCCGCGAGTCCTCCGGCTCCAGGGGGATCGGGGACCCGCGCAGCGTCTCACCGGCCGTACGCGGCAGCGTCAGCCGGAACTGCGAGCCACCGCCCGGCTCGCCCCAGGCCTGAAGCCAGCCGCCGTGCAGCCGGGCGTCCTCGACGGCGATGGACAGGCCGAGTCCGGTGCCGCCGGTCGTACGGGCCCGGGCCGGGTCCGCGCGCCAGAAACGGTTGAAGACCCGGGTGGCCTCGCCGGGCTTGAGGCCGACGCCGTAGTCACGCACCGCGACCGCCACCGCGCCGCCGCTCTTGCCGCCCGCGGACGCCAGCCGGACGACCACATCGCGGCCCTCGCCGTGCTCGACGGCGTTGACGACGAGATTGCGCAGCACCCGCTCCACCCGTCGGGGGTCGGCCTCCGCGATGACGGGCTGCTCGGCGCCGCGCACCACGATGCGGGTGCCCTTGCGCTCGGCGAGCGGCTCGGCGCCCTCGATGACGCGGTGCACCACATCGCGCAGGTCGACCGGCTCGGCCTCCAGCGCGGCCGCGCCGGCGTCGAAGCGGCTGATCTCCAGCAGCTCCGCGAGCAGCGATTCGAAGCGGTCGAGCTGGCCCCACAGCAGCTCGGCGGAGCGTGCGGTGGCGGGATCGAACTCGTCCCGCGCGTCATGGATGACGTCTGCGGCCATCCGTACGGTCGTCAGCGGCGTCCGCAGCTCGTGCGAGACATCGGAGACGAAGCGGCGCTGCATCCGGGACAGCTCCTCCAGCTGCTGGATCTTGACCTGGAGGTTCTGCGCCATCTTGTTGAAGGACTCACCGAGCCGGGCGATGTCGTCCTCGCCGGTGACCTTCATCCGTTCCTGGAGCAGGCCGGCGGCCAGCCGCTCGGAGATCCCGGCGGCCATGCGTACGGGCGTGACGACCTGCCGCACCACCAGCCAGGCGATCGCGCCGAGTAGGATCACGACGAACACCCCGGCGGTCGCGAGGGTCCCCGTCACGAGCTTGAGCGACTCCTCTTCCTGGGTGAACGGGAAGAGGTAGTAGAGCTGGTACTGATTGCTGTTCGCGTCGTTGAGCCGCTTGCCGATGATGAGCGCCGACAGGCTGTCGTCCGACCCGATGCGCTTGATCTGGGTGTACTGGCGGAACGTCCCGGCCTTGGTGTCGAGCTTCCGCCGCAGGTCGGCGGGCACGCTCCGCTCGGGGTCGACATCCCCGGAGGCGCGCGGCCCGCGGGTGCCGGGACTGGAGTCGCCGAACGGTTCGTCGGAGTCGGAGCTGAGCGCTACTACGGAGAAGACGCCCTGGCCACCACTGGCGAGCTGTTCGACCAGGCCGGTCAGCCAGGTCGCGGAGTCCTGGGT is part of the Streptomyces platensis genome and harbors:
- a CDS encoding LpqB family beta-propeller domain-containing protein; translation: MDTERGGERGEGTGSRPRARRGARQAGKFLLLGCAAVLLAGCASMPDGGEVTSVDQSPRSEGESQVRVYGVPPQDGAQPTNIVRSFLDATTSDEADFRTATQYLAKSAKRTWRPFQATNVLQERPKAEPKTQPNREDANGYTVTLSGSQVATVDDSHAYTPEEKPYRRTIHLIKEGGQWRIDRLPNGLVLGLSDFQRIYRSVNKYYFASYHSESQEPKANRNALVADPVYLRQRIKPITASVEALLSGPTNWLNQVTTSAFPSGTRLAASDLALDDSNALRVKLSKQAVSTDTAQCKRMAAQLFFTVQDMTRASNVSEVELQDNSGNSLCELSQEQAERDFSPSPGTGRAAREYFIDADHKVVAMSDSATEPTPVRGPFGTGHTPLRSIAISRGEDTAAGVSSDGRSLYVAGMEDEVKRGEPLLTSSGPVKGADGGLTAPSWDGLGDLWIADGTAHGSRLLRMREGKGDPEEVAVPGLGGRRIKAIKVAADGIRIALLVEDKGRTTLQLGRVERGGSSAHPELSVQELRPIAPQLEDVVAASWAGGSRLVVVGRESGGVQQMQFMETDGSASNAETLPGVNGVKSVAASEDKTRPLIADATEGIVRLPPDANWKTVAKDGTAPVYPG
- the mtrB gene encoding MtrAB system histidine kinase MtrB, producing MSFSGRLSAWLLRGGQLLPDGAVSGPVHPLLRLFSRWVRRPLLPALRLWRRNIQLRVVATTLLMSLAVVLLLGVVVVGQVRNGLLTAKAQAAQSQAAGGFSVAQKMADGADDTRPDEGARTGNRGTQDSATWLTGLVEQLASGGQGVFSVVALSSDSDEPFGDSSPGTRGPRASGDVDPERSVPADLRRKLDTKAGTFRQYTQIKRIGSDDSLSALIIGKRLNDANSNQYQLYYLFPFTQEEESLKLVTGTLATAGVFVVILLGAIAWLVVRQVVTPVRMAAGISERLAAGLLQERMKVTGEDDIARLGESFNKMAQNLQVKIQQLEELSRMQRRFVSDVSHELRTPLTTVRMAADVIHDARDEFDPATARSAELLWGQLDRFESLLAELLEISRFDAGAAALEAEPVDLRDVVHRVIEGAEPLAERKGTRIVVRGAEQPVIAEADPRRVERVLRNLVVNAVEHGEGRDVVVRLASAGGKSGGAVAVAVRDYGVGLKPGEATRVFNRFWRADPARARTTGGTGLGLSIAVEDARLHGGWLQAWGEPGGGSQFRLTLPRTAGETLRGSPIPLEPEDSRRHRGLDETGQPRAGAGRKASTIPVQTRAAQTGDAASAVPEPKVARPEADPTALPGSGARVVPQTGGVRSGAAARGDSARTDEPDRGSGAEQEAGQSVEREGGLRGH